One Lachancea thermotolerans CBS 6340 chromosome B complete sequence genomic window, CAACTTCTGAAAGCTGAGTCTAGAGCTCAAGTTAATTAAGTTGTGAGCAACAAGTACGTTTTGGCACAGAGGACTGTGTGGAGACTTTGTGGAGGTGGTTGTTGGACATGGGCTCAAAGCAATAGCGTTGGGGTTTGTTGTGGCGAGCTATTTGCTTAAGGGTGGATCATATGAAGAATAGTTAGGGGAGCCCGACATATAAATGTGGGCGGTTTGGCGTGTGGGGTATGGATCGTAAAGGGTTCTTCAATAATTCACTAAGCAGACTAAATTCGAAGAGTAATTTAGCAAGCAACAATCAAAGATCAGAAAATATGCGTTTTAAACAGTCTGtaacttttgttttcttggttCTGCTACTGGGTGCAGGGCTGCTTTCATTTTTAGCGATTTTGGGAGGGGCGCGGAACACGGGTGTACTGCGGAACCTCTACTGGCTCGAAGCGAATACTTCGGGCTTCGGCAATGCTCCGGCGACGACCAGATGGTATAATTACGAGTGGTGTGGGTACGAGGGTGGCAGCGCGCAGGACTGCTCGTCGAGGCGGCCGGCGCAGCCTTTCTCGCCCCGCGATAACTTTGGAGCGAGTGACGCGATGCCAGCGACATTTGTTAACAACCGCAAAACGTACTACTATCTGTCGCGCGTTGCGTGGGCGATGCTGCTGGTGGGgcttgttttcattgtGATGGCAATTGTACCGCTTTTGGCGACTGTTTTTGCAGCGTCGACTTGGGTGGCGTCCTTGTCTACAGTTTGGCTGTGGTCAGCGCTATTCTTCGTGACGCTCGCGGCATGCCTCTACACAGGCTGCTACGTCAAAGCGCGCAACGCGTTTGCGGACAATGGCCGGCGCGCGAAGCTGGGGTCGAAAAACTTTGCCTTCATATGGACTAGCGTGGCGCTCCTGCTGATATGTGCTTTGTGGTCGACAATCACGACCGCAGTGTTTGGAATCAACAAAGTGCGCAGTAACAGGAGGGACAGTCATGGTTATGATTCGTATGAAGGAGACAAAGCCACGACCATGGACACGTATGGCGACTCAGATCATCCGGCGAGTTCCCCAACGAAATTCAAATATTTCAAGAGGATACGCCGCTATCAAGCGCCTGCGGCCCCTCCAGCTACAATGGCCACTAattatgatgaagaaaatatcCCGGCCGCCCCTCGTTAGGCCACATTCTTAATATTCGCAGCGAGAAGCGACGCTTCAAGAATTTAATGCTTTGCCGTAGTCAAGTAATTATGATAGCAGCGCATGCACTAAGCGGTAACCAGCTTGCTTTTTATGTGGTATACTAACTCCGCGCAACAGACCCTTCACAGGAAACTCGCACAAGGACGAAAGCAGCACCACGCAGGACTACGAATCCTCGAGGCAAAACGTTTCCGCGCAAGGAAACACGTCCACTACTGCCACAAGAGACACTTCTTCAGGCTCGTCTAACAACCCATTCGCTCCCCAAAGAGCAGTGCGTGGCATTAAGGCTTTTGATGTCGGCTCCGAGCACAACAGCACTACTCAGGAGCACAGCAGTCAAACTCAAGAGTATGGTTCGCACCAGAGCCAACACTCCCAGCGCCAAGCACCTGTGTCCAGCTCGTCTGGAGGTAATGGTCAACCAAGTGATGATTCGAGTAGAGGTGCCCAACAGCCTCATTTTCACCGTGCTGATGCGCCAGTTGCTGGGGTTCCCGGAGTTCGCAACCATCAATCCGGGCcatctttggaagagtcCTCGCATTCTCAGGGTCACGGAGGCTTCCTGTCGTCAACAGGCCACCATGAAAGACACGAACAAGGTTCAACGCACCAGGCCAAATCCCAGGAAATCTATGGCCACCAAAGCGGTGCACCTTCCACTAGCGCTCAAGGTAACGACGATTCGTTAAGAGGCTTCCAGCACACGTCAGGCCACCAGCATGGAACTGAGCAGGCAGTGCTTGGAACTGCGCCAGTCTCGCACTCTAAACATACTACCGGGGTGACTTCCGGAGCTAATCTTGAGCAGGAAACCGGAGCAAGAAACCCTCAACAAGGTCATACATCCAATGAATCGGCCGGGCATGACACAAACCGCCCCTCTGACAACTCTTATTCAAAGTCCACCGAGACCAGAGCGCCTCAGACAGGGCCCCGCACGACTGAGAAGGGAACATCTTTTAGCACCACACTACCTATCGGTGCACTTGGACAGGAAAGATCGACAAGTTCCCCCACTAATCCAACAGAGTCTTCTGACCAGCACAAGAGGGGTGTTTTCCggctgaagagctcaaagagtGGGACCGAGACCAGTGGTAAAGAGAGCGAAGGGAGAAAGAACAGCGAGGGAAGGAAAAACAGCTTAATTCAGGAAGCAATTGGcctcaaaaacaaaattaacGAACAACGTAAGCACCTTGGTAGAAAGAACTCGTCGGGCGAATCAGGGCAGAAGACTTCTTCTACTGGAACTGCAAGTGGCGCCCCAGAACCCGGAATTCGCCATACTCAAGACCGAGACAGCAGCTTGTCATCTTCCAACCGCGAACATAAGCCTTCAATTCCTGGCTCTTTTACTACAGAACCAGAGAGCGGAGGTCAATCTTATGGGACTCAATTCTCCGGCACTACTGCAGCTGCCGGTGAATCTAGGACCAGCGGGACAGCGGACACCTCTCGCCACCAAAGGCAAGGCTTGTCTGAACCACAGGAGATTTCTGAAACTGAGGGTCGTCCTCACGCGCACACTCAAAAGCAGTCTTTGCCTGCCCACTATATTAGCGCCAACGAGGTCACAGGGCCAGGTGCTCAGATTATAGCGGCTCCAAGTGGTGGACAGAAGCAACAGCCTGGAAATGAACAAGAACAGCTTTTGGGCAGTGAGCAACATCGTTTGTTGAGCAGTCACCAAGACCGCCAAACGGGCGGTGAGCGCGGCCAACATCTAGCTAGTGAGCACAGCCAACATTTAGGCAGTGAGCACAACCGTCAGCTGGGTAGCGAACACGCTCAGCCCACCCACCACCACCAGAACTTAGGTACCGAGCACAATCGCTCGTCGGGGAGAGATACGAGCAGAGGCCATGAAATGGGAAAGGTGGAATCAGGCTTAACAGGTATTCCGGAGCGTTCCCATGATGTTGGCGCTGACGTTCCCCAAGGAGAGGGGCTCAATTTGTCCCGCGACGAAAAGGCTGGATATGAGGAGTACAACCCCTCTGGAAAGGGCAGCATGGACGCTGAGGCTAGACGCCGCTCTTCTCTTGCTGAATCTAACGATTCATACAATGAACGGAATCGCACCAAGAGCAGAAGCATGAGCCTTGGGACAGGCCCCACGGCAGGTGTTTCAAAGACGCAATCTGACCAATCTAACTCGCCAACAAGCCCAACTGAGGGCAACAAGGAGCCCTCCACGCTAACTGGTACGATCAAGGATGCTTGGGACGCCGTCACAGGCAAACGTCACACCAGCGAATCTGAACCTCAGCAAAAGCAAGCGAAGGAATCTACGGGCAAGCGGTCTTCCGATGTTGAGAACGAGGGTTTCTCAAGCCGtcaaaatgaaaacaacacTGGTATTGGAGGAAAGCCTTTGACCAGATCTGGAGGTGAATACGCCACTGGCGTGGGAGAGTCGCACCTTACTCACGAAAGGCCTGAAAAGCCATCATCAGCCATGAAGGGGTCACGGTCCACAAAGCCAGAGGGCGAAACTCATGGATATTCGCAGCGTAAGAATCAAGGAGAGTCCGCCAACAAGCACTTGGGCGACCTTGAAGGTAGAAAGACCAAAGAAAACCGGTCTTCCGGTTCTCATCACGATGATGTCGACCCAAAGACTAGATCGTCTGAGACAAGCCATCCTCAAATGGAGACAAGGTACGAGAGACACACCACCACCAGTCCTTCGCAAAGCCCACAAGAGGGTATTCAACGTTATGAGGAGGAGAACGTTTATGCTAAGGAGGTGGTTAACATGCCAAGTTTGGTTGATCCTTCTCAACCCACATATGGATCTGGCGACAGGAACAGGACATCGACAAGCGAGACTACTTCTTACGTTACTCACGGCTCCCAGGGAAAGAGAAATGTGTCTGTGGGATCTGCGGGCGGCCATGAGCAGATGACAGAGCCTTCGCAAATGCCCGTTGAGAAAAACGAACATAGTTACGAGGAACGGATTCCTCGCAGCGAGCGCGAGCGGTTCGATAAGTTGAAGGAAGAACACATTGAAAACCGCAACAAAAACGAGCCACACCTTCAGCCAGCAAAGGCTGCTGCCTCTGCTGCGTATCCTCCAAAGACTCAACAAGGCGCAACTTGAATGAATTCTGTTACTGATGATTTTATTTTAAACTGGCAGCGAGGCTTTTTCTATGCGTTTTAACTATTACGTACCTCGTTGTCTATACATTTTATAATGACTGTTTATgacttgaaaatgaaggCAATGTCtggaaagctcaaagctcttgattttaaaTGGAATGAGGAGGCTGCCAATGATTCTTATTTAGGAGCCCGAAAACAACAAGTAAAAAGCATTCCCGCGTTATAGGCGCTTGCTTCTTTCTAACCTGCTACAATATTTTCTCGCATGTTGTATTCTTCACATCATATCAAAGCACGGTGGATCGTTACCATCTATAAGCGCGCAATGAGGAGCACATGCCTTTCGCGCGAGGCCTTTCTGTAAAGGTCAAAATGATTTTATTTTGAGTGCTCCCTTATGAATATATTTAAGTGTTTTGTTATGTCACGCATTTACGCCCCACAAGTATACccttgaaaagagacaGAGAGGGAATAGCTACCATTTGAGTTCCAAAGAGACCTGAAATGCACCATAACAAAGATAAATCTTCTGAAGCTCGTTTTTCCTACTTGCAGCTCGCTGTGGGCCCTATAAAAggctcggcggctaaagAACGTCAGCAAGGTAATCTGACTTCGGACGGGCAGAAAAGGGAAGAACATAACGCCACAGAGCAAGCTAGCATTCGTGATGGAAAGCAAGCGTCCGGCCTTGAACCAAACCGAGAAGGGAGGCGCAAAGTGCAGGCCTGGGGCGGGTCGAAAAGTAAAAAGACGAGGTCTCAGGAATTCATGTTCAAGGAAATCAGAAAAGACCCCGCAGACTCATCCATACTTGTCGATCCAAATTCTGATAAATTGGAGAGCGCGCAAGCccagcttcagcttctATTCGACGACCTTGCCGGGGACCGTGAAGGCTCCGCAGCGCGCCAGCAAAGCACGATCGCGAAAATGCAGAcagacttcaacaaaataCAGCACTGCGAAATAGATCCGCGTGAGCTCGACTCAGCTCCGTCTTACAGCTCTGCTAGATATTGAGACGCGACAAGAGAAGATCGCGCCGGCTTTTCCCGATGCGTGGCGCGGACCGTAAAAGCTCACAGCTATAGTTCCTGAACCTGAATTCCAATTCAAACTGCTTCCAGGTACAACACCCACCGCTCATCATGCCCCAGCTGGCACGCTAATAAGCTAAAGCGTCGGCAGCACCAGACCCAAAAActatgtcacgtgatcgtACTCTTGATACATGTGTTACCCTCCCGAGGGACTTATTCGTCGCACGTGATATACAGAGCCATGGGCCTTAGCTAATACGCGAGAGGTTCGTGAGCGTCAATGGGGTCAAACCTGAGATCCCGGTTGAGCTCCTGGCcagttttgttttctaTTCCCCCTCCTATCCTGCTGCGGCGCGAGCTTATTCACCAGTCCTCATGCGCGATCACTCATTCCGCCTCTGTTGCCAAGCAATCATCTTTTACTCGCCTGTCGGCACAGTTCTTGCTTTCGGAGAATGCACGTGGCACGACAAGCCCGAGCAGACATAACGCTCGCGTCTCTACGTTTCGCGTGTGTCAACGTGAGGAGCCCCAATAGCGGATCGCCCTATCAAGAAACTTAATATACCAGTTCGTTACAAACCGGCCCGTCTTAACTACGCAATGCGGATGCACGATAGGGATACAGGCAAGTACTACTAGCGACACGGCGGCGACCGGAAAGTTATATCTAAACTATGGAAACACAACCTGAAAAAATGatgaaaatttttatttCCTAATAAACAGGAGGGTATTTTCGGACGAGGAGGGAGAAAGGAGGTGGCAGGTGAAAAAACACAAAAAATAAGGAAATTCAACCACGAAGCAGGTGTTTGACCACCAAAAGATTGAAAGTACACACGATAGAGTGGCCACTCTGCAGAGAACGAGTGTTTCAGAGAAGTAAGGAACCTTGAAGGCATTATTTTGCAAGGCCAATCGACCCTACTACGACCGATAGTACTTTTGTTTCCGCACGCTGCCATAGTCGTGGGTCTAGCCTTACCAGAAACTTGCGAGTGCAGTGTAAATTCTGCTCGTTGAAAGGCTCAAAACGCATTCGCACACGCAGTCAGCGCTCCATTAACAGCAGTGCGCCACTGCTAGAAGCAATTCCGACAGCAGCAGGTGCTAACAATGTCCGTGGTCAACAGCACTTCGCCCCTTGACAACAGTGGGTTCTCCTTGCATCGCGGGTTCAGCACGAGCTCCGAGAATTTGGGAGGCATCGGCACACCCGGCAACTCGTCCCCGGCCCACCAGGGCTCGTTGGGCATCGCgggctccagctccagcaacaaTTCGCCACTGCATCTCGCCACCATGCTTAACAACCTTGCATTGACGGGTTCGGCCTCGCAGGGAAACAGCAGCTCCTCGGGTCAGGGgcccttcttgttgagaCTGAAGAATGTGCCGCAGGACATTACGCTAAGGGAGTGTTATGCGATTTTCGCCCTTGCGCACGGTGTCAACACCGTCGAGCTCGCCAGACAACCCAGTGATATCAACAACTTCGACAAGATTTGCGAGGTGGTTGCCAGATTCGACTCTTTGCATTTGGTGTCCCAGTATGCCACCATACTTGACAGCAAGCCGCACATTTTCGGCCCCGCCTTCCCGTACAAGCCTCAAGTCGAGGTTCTCGATGAGTTGACTCAGCAGCATATTCCTTTTGACAAAAGTTTATCCCCCCGGCACCAGCTTCATACATTACCGCAACCCAACCTACAGCATTCCCAAACCCTTGACCAAAGACAGCACCCGCAACCCCAGCCGCCATCCCTGCAACAGCGGTcccagcaacagcaaccaCAGCAAccacagcaacaacagcaacaacagcaacaacagcaacaacagcaacaacaacagcaacaacagcaacaacaacaaccaAATGCATTCCAACTACCCGGTTCTTCTAACGTGGTCTCGCCACCACAGTCTGCATCCTCTGCCAAAAGACCTGGCTTGTACGGCCAGCGGTCGAGATTTTCCTTTTCCGATTCTTTCAACGCAGACAGCTCACAACAATCCCAAGGTACAAACCAAGATATCGCCAGTGCTCCCTTCAAGTCACAAGATGTTGGCAAATCGTTTTTGCTTATGGAAAACGACGAAATCAACGAAAGCATTTGGGGATCAAACGGCGGTGTGCCTTCAAGCATAAGCGGCCTCGCAACCACATCGCAGCCACCTACTCCTTCAATGGAATGGGGGCCTCCACAAAGAAGACagagttcttctttcttttctaGTGTGAACACAGGCACTGTTCCAGCCAACGAGCTCGCCAGTATGCACATTGCTTCCGCAATTCCTCATCAAATGGGCAGCGCTTTACAGCAGCACCCAAATCTCCCTTACGGACTTGTGGGTCAAGGATCCACCAGTACCGCTACCACTGCCACCGACTTGACCATAGCACCTAATTCGCAAAACCAGCAACCACCTCAAAGTCAGATTATCTCAGGAActcaacaacaacaggaAACCCAGGCAAATAACGGCACGCCAAAAGCTTCCGCGCAAAGATCAAGCACGTCGAAAAGTTCGCAGCCCAATGTGAACGCGTCTCAGAAGACGCCGTCTTCCACTTCAATTTCCTCCAGTGGAGGCATTTCCCAGGTTGACCTGTCCTTGCTTGCCCGTGTTCCCCCCCCTGCGAACCCTGCTGATCAAAACCCACCTTGTAACACCTTATACGTCGGAAACTTACCACCAGACGCAACCGAGCATGAACTCCGTCAATTGTTCTCGACACAAAAGGGCTTTAGGAGActttctttcagaaatAAGAATACCAACGGCAATGGCCACGGTCCTATGTGTTTCGTGGAATTTGAGGATGTTGCCCATGCTACCCGCGCCTTAGCAGAGCTTTACGGAAGACAGCTTCCTCGCTCCGGAACCAGTCATAACAACAAAGGCGGAATTAGGTtaagcttttcgaaaaacCCATTGGGCGTCAGAGGGCCTAACAGCCGGAGAAGCGGAAACGGCGGCAGTGTTAGTAACGGCAACTACAGTTATGCCACTGCTTTCAGCAAATAACTGTGTCAGGATGCTGTTTCtcgaatttttcagccGGTGCTGTACTTCTGTtgtgatttttttttattttctgCCAACCCAATATAAGCCGAAACGTTAGATCGCTGTCCACTTAGTGTTTCCCAATCATGGCAACTTTGCCCCCAACAAATTTCGTTGAGAGAGCGAAATAAAATGCAAGCTcctgtttttgagcttccATCTAAGAATTGTTTTTCTCTCACTTGCTTGAGATTGCTTCATTACAAATTtagacttcaaaaaaccaGCCTCGGTTGCTTACTGCCcattttgttttttctcCCTGTAACCATACATTTAGACCTCATCATCAATTATCCATTTTGACTTCACCGACATTGAGGATtaaagttttcaagctcatttccttttttgaccTTTAGCACCCATTTCATGCCTCACGCTGATGACTTTCACCAACCTCCTGCATTCTCAATCATACTCTGCTACCACTAAAGGAACTATTTTATATACATTTTCCCATGTACATGCGTATGTGCTTGTAATATCTAATATTGTCATTTTATAATTATAGCCAACAACTAGACTGGGGGGGCATTATGCCTTGCCACTCACTATAGATGCTAGATCAGTAACGCTTTCctcctttttcaacttcgatTGAGGAGCCATCGACTGTTGTGCAGATTGTCTCGAGTTGAGGGAGGTGTTTGAACTGTTCAAGTGCTGCTGACGAAGTAGCTTTTCTCTCAGTTTCAACTCGGCAGCCCTCTTCTCTAAGTCCTGAAttcgcttttgaagctcctTGGCGGACTGTGCCTCTAattcttcgagcttctgcTGTTTGGCGATTATGCGCTCATGCTTCAATACATAAGGAACAGTCTCTGAGATGTTTCTCAGCTTTGACTTGTCAGGGGAACCGGGCGTCGAGGTGCGTGGTGAattcttgatgttttgaatgatCTCTTCATTGCCACGCCTTATGCTTTGTGACATTTGTCTCAAAGCAGGGGAGTCAGAGACGCCTTGGCTAATTTCTTTGGAATCGGGAGTTGTTGGAGTTTCAGACTGAGGTGGCATGGCCAGAGAGTTTGTGGACTTAAACTGACCTGTGGTGATCAGCGAGGCAAAGTTAGATAAGCTTGGTGCCGCAGAGTCCCGTTTGCTAGACTCGCCCTTCTCTTTGTCCATGTCCCATTCAGAGACTGACGACAACTTCTCCGCTCTGTAGTTTTCGTACAGGAAGTTCTGAGTAGTGTCTTTGAACTCTTGGAAGTGAGAGCCGAATAGAACGTTCTTCAGAACTCGGAGGTCAGAAATCGAGTCATCGTCCACACGCATCTCGCCCCAAGGATAAAGCCTTACGTATTCACCGTTTTCGTTCTTCTCGTCGGAGCACATGATGGCGAATGGCTGCATCATTGCGAGGGCTTGGTTCTCCTCAATCGTCTCGATGTCGTCCTCCTCGGGATCGACCTCAAACTTGTAGACTGGAACGTGGAAGCGCTCGACGTCGTCCATAATTTGcctcttgaacttgattAGTTCCTCTGGAGTGAACGAGTCTGCTCGAGAAATTATTGGTAGAACATTTGTGTACCGCGAAAGACGCTTGATCATCTCAACGTCCATTTCTCTGAGCCCGTGGCCCGTGGGCGGGATAAAATACAAGGTGACATGGACTCTGGTGTCCTCGAAGCGGGGGTTTCTTTTGACACGGGTCTCTTCCGCTAGCACCTGGTCGAACTGCTGCTCGAGAAAAGCGGTGATCTCGTCGAAACACATTGTGTTGTCGAGGTTTTCGCCGAGCCCATGGGTCTTGACCAGGTTGAACGAGATTTTGTCCTGGCTGTGGGAATTGCTCTGGGCCGAAGACGACGCCTCGCTGGACATGGAGGACCGCGACGGAGGCTGCTCTGCGCCGGTCGCGATCTCAACGGACGTGGACGTTATGGTGATGCCGGGCTCGAAATGCTCGCGCGACGCATCGAACTGAGCCATGTGTGACGGAATGCCATTCTTGGAGTTGTAGGAAACGACCATGGTGGGCTTGGCGATCTGCACACGCGGGTTGAAAGCCAGCTGCGGCGCGTCCATGGCGAAGCGGTGTGGGAATATGGGGCTCTCGAGCAGATTGTTTGCGAACGTGGTCTTACCGGTGCCGGAGTCGCCGACTAGCATGAGCGAGTAATTGATGCCGCGCTTGTGCTCCTTCTTGCGGCGGTACATGACGGTGCGAGGCGGGGGGTTCGGTGGCTCCAGGATCGGGGTTGGTGGTGGGCGTGGTGTAAATAGGCGTCGACCTTGTCGAATCAAAAGAATGCGCGGGAGCGGTCACGTGCCCTGCGTGCAGGATGACATGCGAGTCCGTAGCGGATGAGATTTAAATTCCGTGTAGGGTGATAATACGCACGATCATGTGACAATAAAAATAGCTATGTACTAAATAGTCACGTGGCTCATAAATCTAGTCACTGTGTACGCACTATATCCGTACAAGCGGATGTCATCTCGCGATCACGAGGTTCACTCTTCTGCCAGCTTCTCCGCAGAACGCGGCAGCGGGCCGCGCAGGCTTGGAACGCAGCGAGAAGAGGCTACGGAGGGGCGTTAGTCGTCCGGTTTTGGGAAAAGAGAGTTCACTCCCAGCTTACTCAGACTCTACAAGCCGTTCGTCTCCGG contains:
- a CDS encoding SUR7/PalI family protein (similar to uniprot|Q07651 Saccharomyces cerevisiae YDL222C FMP45 The authentic non-tagged protein was localized to the mitochondria cell cortex protein not required for growth on nonfermentable carbon sources required for viability in stationary phase) → MDRKGFFNNSLSRLNSKSNLASNNQRSENMRFKQSVTFVFLVLLLGAGLLSFLAILGGARNTGVLRNLYWLEANTSGFGNAPATTRWYNYEWCGYEGGSAQDCSSRRPAQPFSPRDNFGASDAMPATFVNNRKTYYYLSRVAWAMLLVGLVFIVMAIVPLLATVFAASTWVASLSTVWLWSALFFVTLAACLYTGCYVKARNAFADNGRRAKLGSKNFAFIWTSVALLLICALWSTITTAVFGINKVRSNRRDSHGYDSYEGDKATTMDTYGDSDHPASSPTKFKYFKRIRRYQAPAAPPATMATNYDEENIPAAPR
- the HBT1 gene encoding Hbt1p (weakly similar to uniprot|Q07653 Saccharomyces cerevisiae YDL223C HBT1) codes for the protein MVMIRNSHKDESSTTQDYESSRQNVSAQGNTSTTATRDTSSGSSNNPFAPQRAVRGIKAFDVGSEHNSTTQEHSSQTQEYGSHQSQHSQRQAPVSSSSGGNGQPSDDSSRGAQQPHFHRADAPVAGVPGVRNHQSGPSLEESSHSQGHGGFLSSTGHHERHEQGSTHQAKSQEIYGHQSGAPSTSAQGNDDSLRGFQHTSGHQHGTEQAVLGTAPVSHSKHTTGVTSGANLEQETGARNPQQGHTSNESAGHDTNRPSDNSYSKSTETRAPQTGPRTTEKGTSFSTTLPIGALGQERSTSSPTNPTESSDQHKRGVFRLKSSKSGTETSGKESEGRKNSEGRKNSLIQEAIGLKNKINEQRKHLGRKNSSGESGQKTSSTGTASGAPEPGIRHTQDRDSSLSSSNREHKPSIPGSFTTEPESGGQSYGTQFSGTTAAAGESRTSGTADTSRHQRQGLSEPQEISETEGRPHAHTQKQSLPAHYISANEVTGPGAQIIAAPSGGQKQQPGNEQEQLLGSEQHRLLSSHQDRQTGGERGQHLASEHSQHLGSEHNRQLGSEHAQPTHHHQNLGTEHNRSSGRDTSRGHEMGKVESGLTGIPERSHDVGADVPQGEGLNLSRDEKAGYEEYNPSGKGSMDAEARRRSSLAESNDSYNERNRTKSRSMSLGTGPTAGVSKTQSDQSNSPTSPTEGNKEPSTLTGTIKDAWDAVTGKRHTSESEPQQKQAKESTGKRSSDVENEGFSSRQNENNTGIGGKPLTRSGGEYATGVGESHLTHERPEKPSSAMKGSRSTKPEGETHGYSQRKNQGESANKHLGDLEGRKTKENRSSGSHHDDVDPKTRSSETSHPQMETRYERHTTTSPSQSPQEGIQRYEEENVYAKEVVNMPSLVDPSQPTYGSGDRNRTSTSETTSYVTHGSQGKRNVSVGSAGGHEQMTEPSQMPVEKNEHSYEERIPRSERERFDKLKEEHIENRNKNEPHLQPAKAAASAAYPPKTQQGAT
- a CDS encoding KLTH0B07524p (no similarity); this translates as MHHNKDKSSEARFSYLQLAVGPIKGSAAKERQQGNLTSDGQKREEHNATEQASIRDGKQASGLEPNREGRRKVQAWGGSKSKKTRSQEFMFKEIRKDPADSSILVDPNSDKLESAQAQLQLLFDDLAGDREGSAARQQSTIAKMQTDFNKIQHCEIDPRELDSAPSYSSARY
- a CDS encoding RNA-binding protein (some similarities with Saccharomyces cerevisiae YDL224C WHI4 and to uniprot|P34761 Saccharomyces cerevisiae YNL197C WHI3), whose translation is MSVVNSTSPLDNSGFSLHRGFSTSSENLGGIGTPGNSSPAHQGSLGIAGSSSSNNSPLHLATMLNNLALTGSASQGNSSSSGQGPFLLRLKNVPQDITLRECYAIFALAHGVNTVELARQPSDINNFDKICEVVARFDSLHLVSQYATILDSKPHIFGPAFPYKPQVEVLDELTQQHIPFDKSLSPRHQLHTLPQPNLQHSQTLDQRQHPQPQPPSLQQRSQQQQPQQPQQQQQQQQQQQQQQQQQQQQQQQQPNAFQLPGSSNVVSPPQSASSAKRPGLYGQRSRFSFSDSFNADSSQQSQGTNQDIASAPFKSQDVGKSFLLMENDEINESIWGSNGGVPSSISGLATTSQPPTPSMEWGPPQRRQSSSFFSSVNTGTVPANELASMHIASAIPHQMGSALQQHPNLPYGLVGQGSTSTATTATDLTIAPNSQNQQPPQSQIISGTQQQQETQANNGTPKASAQRSSTSKSSQPNVNASQKTPSSTSISSSGGISQVDLSLLARVPPPANPADQNPPCNTLYVGNLPPDATEHELRQLFSTQKGFRRLSFRNKNTNGNGHGPMCFVEFEDVAHATRALAELYGRQLPRSGTSHNNKGGIRLSFSKNPLGVRGPNSRRSGNGGSVSNGNYSYATAFSK
- the SHS1 gene encoding septin SHS1 (similar to uniprot|Q07657 Saccharomyces cerevisiae YDL225W SHS1 Component of the septin ring of the mother-bud neck that is required for cytokinesis septins recruit proteins to the neck and can act as a barrier to diffusion at the membrane and they comprise the 10nm filaments seen with EM), whose amino-acid sequence is MYRRKKEHKRGINYSLMLVGDSGTGKTTFANNLLESPIFPHRFAMDAPQLAFNPRVQIAKPTMVVSYNSKNGIPSHMAQFDASREHFEPGITITSTSVEIATGAEQPPSRSSMSSEASSSAQSNSHSQDKISFNLVKTHGLGENLDNTMCFDEITAFLEQQFDQVLAEETRVKRNPRFEDTRVHVTLYFIPPTGHGLREMDVEMIKRLSRYTNVLPIISRADSFTPEELIKFKRQIMDDVERFHVPVYKFEVDPEEDDIETIEENQALAMMQPFAIMCSDEKNENGEYVRLYPWGEMRVDDDSISDLRVLKNVLFGSHFQEFKDTTQNFLYENYRAEKLSSVSEWDMDKEKGESSKRDSAAPSLSNFASLITTGQFKSTNSLAMPPQSETPTTPDSKEISQGVSDSPALRQMSQSIRRGNEEIIQNIKNSPRTSTPGSPDKSKLRNISETVPYVLKHERIIAKQQKLEELEAQSAKELQKRIQDLEKRAAELKLREKLLRQQHLNSSNTSLNSRQSAQQSMAPQSKLKKEESVTDLASIVSGKA